The Octopus sinensis linkage group LG18, ASM634580v1, whole genome shotgun sequence genome segment ttttGTTTCTTGtggcttcagtccactcagctggcaagaatgagttgtacctgcatttcaaaggctcagctttgtcccattctgtgtcacactgaatctccctgagaactatttgaaaggtacacgtgtctgtggagtgctcagccacttgcacattatttTCACTTACAAGTAAgcaccagtcatatactgggagAATTTGATTCGTACTCCTCCACTTTTATAAATATGTGACTGTATTCCTGTGTAAGAAAGGCATGGAgacatgtagcttagtggttaaggtatgtGGCTCATGATAgtaaggttctgggttcaattcccagcagcatgtgtccttgtgcaagacaccttatttcagctggtaaaaatgagtagtacctgtatttcaaagagcgagccttgtcacattctgtgttacactgaatctccctgagaactacttgaAGTGTACAGATAtccgtggagtactcagccacttgcatgttaatttcatgagcaggctgttctattgatcaaatcaactggaacactcatcctcataaccaatggagtgccagttaaGAAATCATCGTCTTAGCCAAGTTCTCCAATGGAATGTCTTCTAGATAatcatcgttattgttgtcaTTTAGTACCAGATCATTCCTTATTAAACATATAATCCtatgagcaggagtggctgtgtggtaaatagcttgctaaccaaccacatggttccaggttcagtcccactgcgtggcatcttgggcaagtgtcttctgctatagccccaggctgaccaacgccttgtgagtggatttggtagatggaaactgaaagaagcctgttgtatatatgtatgtgtttgtccacctagcattgcttgacaaccgatgctggtgtgtttacgtctctgtcacttagcggtttggcaaaagagaccgatagaataagtactgggcttacaaaaaataagtcccggggtcgatttgcttgactaatggcggtgctccagcatggccacagtcaaatgactgaaacaagtaaaagagaaagaaagagatgagcAAAAGCATTCCATTTGTGATAATTTAATTCTTTTCTAAGATAGTAaggaatatttagctgctatttcttgtaggttgagTCACAGTGTAAATGTCCTCTCATTTTTTGCTTTCACCAATTTGTTAACTCATGTTAAAGTCTGTTATTATATTACAGTGTCATAGGTACCAGTTCACTACGGAGAATTGCCCAGCTCAAGCGTAAATATCCACACTTAGTCTTTGAAAGTATTGTATCCTTTGGACATTCGTttgtcatttattcttttatttatttgttgtttattgtttgttgtctttgttttattgtgttgttgttttttggctCTGTGTTATACTTGATCAAGTAGACCGCCAACCAAAGGCATATCAGTTGTGATaatcccactttttttttttgctaggtaTATTGTGTCCTAGCCATCCTTATTTAGTGTGTGTTTTAATTTGCtagaaaaaaatttgtgatcaaaTCTGTTTCACTTGTGAccatagtatatctaggactacagtaTACAATATATCTTTCACAGTTAAGTTTACTTTGACTCtcagttttggctgctatttcttgcagtcatggtgaccacatagaagctcaTGCTTTGACTTGATATTGTTTAGCCTCAGATAAGCTTTGAACATGAAGAACTATGGTCAGAGCTTATCAAATCAttacagtacctatttctttactacccacaaggggctaaacactgaggggacaaacaaggacagactaacggatcaagtcgattatatcgaccccagtgcgtaactggtacttaatttattgactccgaaaggatgacaggcaaagtcgacctcggcggaatttgaactcacaacataacgacaaacgaaaaacggctacacatttcgcccggcgtgctaacatttctgccagctcgcagccttaaatcATCACAGTACCATCTACTTTACAGACAAAATGTATTTTGGATTTCAATACCAAATGTGGTCTTCCATTCTGAAGACAGAGGGAAGTGATTTGTGGGAGAATTAGCTGCTTTCTTTGCAGGTCTACTGACCATGTAGAAGCTGCCTTGTTGACTCAATATGTAATTGGTTTTGTGAAGTGAACTGTTGTAGCCCAAGGCCTTAGTTTCTGTTATGTTCTTTTGTTAATCCAGGTAGAGAAGCATCAGTTGAACCCTGTAGCTTCTGTTCTGTTACTTTACTTGATATTCAGTGAAGTGGTGTGAGTCCAAGCCTGTAGCTTTTTCTTCTGCTATCTTCTGTGTCCATATGTGATTGAAGACTCCTACGAATGTTAGCAGTAGAGACATGTAAAGTAGTGTCCGTTCTTGCACAACAGTTGTACTTTCTTCAGATTCAGCAGTGGTTGTTGGCAAACCAATACAACCTAGACCTGGCCATGCACTCTAACTTCAAGGAACCCTTACTAGGGTGtcaatggtacttattctaggtAGGTAGTCACTCTAGCTTGGTGGTTGGTGTTTTCTACCCTAGCTCAGTAGTCACTGTTGGTCGCCCTAATTTAGTAGGCACCCTAGGTAGATGGTCAATGTTTGTTACACCAGCTAGGTGATTACTGATGGTCACCCCGGTTAGGTAATCAAAGTATTTATCACCCTGCCCAAAGCAGAACAGTTAATTATTTATAATCATATCTAGAGTGTTTCCTTAACTATGTTTCCTAGAGAGGTAACCTGAATACAAGATTTAAAAAACTAGATGAAAACAACACATATAATGCCATGATTCTTGCAGTTGCTGGATTAGACAGGATGAACATGTCTCATCGAATAACAAAGGTAAAGAGACCTCTTTTCACACTTTAGCTGTTCACATCAACAATTTAACATTTCATGCCTTGACATTGGTATAATGTCATTTttagtttaattaaatttttttttcttcttttcacaaTAATCAaggctgtatgattaagaagtttgcttcccagccacaaggTCTCACGTTCGGTCACTTTATGTggaaccttgtgcaagtgtcttctaacatagccctggactgaccatagccttatgagtggattttggagattgaagctcattgtatgtgtgtgtgcatgcacttgtATCTTAACTttgcatgatggttgtaaatgagtgtaatattattcatttccattattttgtggaAACCTGTTAggccatactctttactcttttacttgtttctgtcatttgactgcggccatgctggagcaccacctttagtcgagcaaatcgaccctaggacttattatttgtaagcctagtacttattctatcagtctcttttgccgaaccgctaagttacaaggacataaacacaccagcattggttgtcaagcgatgttggtgggggacaaacatatacacacacatacatacatatatatatatatatatatatataatatatatatatatatatatatatatatatattatatatatatatatacatacacatacatacatatatacgacgtgcttctttcagtttctgtctaccaaatccactcactaggctttggtcggcccgaggctatagtagaagacacttgcccaaggtgccatgcagtgggactgaacccagaaccatgtggttggtaagcaagctacttaccacacagccagtcctgcaccatatggaaatattattttcctcaaatctgcttcaataaactccatccaattcatgcaagtatggaaaagtggagattaaaatgaagcaaaatatcaattgatttctggacatgaatgtttttatatatttcaccagGTATTAGAGgaagatgaatgtatgtatgctgttAGCCAAGGAGCCATTTGTGTGGAATGTCGCCGTGATGATGAAAAGATGCGACAGATTTTAGCCTCCATCAATGATGAAGAAACAGTTCTACGGTGTGTTGCAGAAAGGACATTGCTGAAGAAAATGGTAtcccttttatatatgtgttccCTTTCTATAAAAATGATATTGTTTGGTCATTGCTACCATCATTTTAGTGTCCAGTTTCCATTCTGACACAAATGTGATAGGTCTGCAATACAGCATGTAGCCCTTTATTTCACTTGCTTGTCTTAATATGTGTGAGGCTCAACAGCATCATATTTAACATAACCATTTCTCTCCATATCTTCCTCTGCCACAAGATCTCCCACagacattacacacacgcacgcatgcacacacatacacacacacaccatttattTACTCCTTCATCTAGTCTCCATTCACACCACATCTTCATTATTATGCATGTCAGTGTGTTGGAAGCAATACAAGCTAAAGGTTCATCTCTTGACAAGGATCCCTTAGCTTTCCCTGGAACAAGGAGTCAGATCAAATTGTTGTTCATACTGAACAACAATTATGTTGAATCCAGATCAATTATCCTGGGACCCTtttggtttgaccggcagtttttgaCGTAATttctagataaataaaaaattttaaacttcgtatactggtagaatgtgtttataaaacatctttttctcttggctttattgagaaaattctatagtttgtaagatatttgttgttttttcttcaatttctgcaatttcaaccaatcactgacgtccattgaggtaaaaaaaaacattctatgccgtataaatatgtccctcgtttaagaaacagattgggtttatttacatttgtgaagaaaaaaagataccctaaccctaaaacagattgaaatgcaatagatcgatactagggtcataatcatgggtgacaatttcatatgacaccgctagaaaaaactgccattcaaaccaaaaagatccctcTTTTTATACTAACCTACTCCAAATTGTCCCTGGTTCTATGattcaaacttcttgttttaaagaaaTCTAAATACAAACCTTCCTTTAAAGTTTcacgttaatttatattccaaacactagATTATTAATGAcaagattattttatcaaattcttcattattttcaaaattaattgaaacaaaaatagtgtttttcaacagaaatagagTAACAAAAAGGGTTAATCTGATGTATGAAAACCAACTCTAGTTCTCATGAACCTCTAGATAAAGTACAATCAATTACTGTAATCCAGAATTCACTTAGCAAATCCCTACCCTCTGTAAAATATTTACTACCCAATGAGATGAACTTTATgtagttattgtttagccctaagTTAGTTCTAATCCAGTAGGCTTATGATTGAAGCTATTCCATCTTTGACCACCTCTTCTTTCTTAATATGCAGAAAACCCAGGAATACCTTATCCAACATGTCTTCCTTTAAGATGGTAAAGTGTGATTAGTaggagatttggttattatttaacacactcaccggtaaaattcccacttatttcttattttcattttcctaaaattttcgttacatcctgcaaccttttcaatagtcttgactctctcctaaaattttcgttgcgtcttgcaaccttttcaatagtcttgactctctcctaaaatttttgttgtatcttgcaaccttttcagtagtcttgactctctcctaaaattttcgttgcgtcttgcaaccttttcaatagtcttgactctctcctaaaattttcgttgcgtcttgcaaccttttcaatagtcttgactctctcctaaaattttcattgtgtcttgcaaccttttcaatatttgGTTACTATTCCTTGTAGATTAAGTAACAACTGAAAGATTACTTCATTTGTTTGTCCTTTACATGGTTGCCTGACTTGGTAGAAGTAGAGGCCAGTTGGAGCACTATAGAATTGATGAAGATTTATGACTATAGAGCagtatttctcaaccatttttaaccTATGAATccctttgatccctattttactcGGATGGATCCTCCTAgctaaaaattcatattttattttattaggaattgtttttaaaaaattattaaaatattttgtgtattgtagaagcatGACCAATTTATTGCATGTAAACTTTAGTGACAAAATTTTATGTGactcccaagggccatatggaacccagttgggaaccactggtataTAGTGTGAAATATAAGTGTACCCATCTCCTAAGTGCTACAGAACTTGTAAAGGTCAATGTTTAGTTCTGGTTTAATGGTGCTTAGTTGATGATGGATAAATCCTTGCTAGAGAGGAAGTGCCTATTTCTGAACTAATGCTTACCTATTTAAGTGTACTGCTCAAATACACAACACATCACCTACTGTAGATTTGATGTCAAGCTCTATGAGCTTGTGCTTCAATATTCTATCAATTCAGCCCTTTGtgcttttccatttgttttttagAAAAAGCAATTGAAACTAATTTCATACTAGCATAACaacaagaattatttttattgctttcattGATAGATTGTTTTGTCTCCACTCCGTGAGATAGTCTGGAATATCATTATAAAAACACTTACGTTCTTTATTGTATTGATAAACAACAAAGACGCTTATATTTAGTTGCTTGACAtgtccctcatattatatattatcatctttTAAAAGGAAAGCTATCTTTGATAGCACTGTACTAGATACGCTTTGAATAAAGACTAGATAGCTACTGGGTCATCTTTGATCATAACTCTCCTGGATTAGAACTTATTTAAAATTaaccacaccatatatattatatatccagtcgccatgatagatcattagccactacacacattttttttctctccttgttttttctgtgtccctttctgtagaagagcgtaggctcgaaacgtaaaatactttttctattcctgagcgttatactaatacatgtttgttttgtacaccacctgtcttcatgttttgtttttttcgtaaactctccctatatatattatgtattcaaTGCCTAACTTGGATCAAAGAAGTTTTTAAAGTACAGccttcttgttttttatttgtcaATAGGAAGGTGGTTGCAGTGTTCCCATCGGTACCAAAACTACCATTGAGAACAACACGGTAAGTTGTTTGAGATTTCATGTTGGTGTCTGTTAATGGCAATAGGTATGAGTGTATATCATTACATCAGGGTGAGTTGATGGAAGTAGATTAGAGTTGTATGTCATTACATCAGAGTGTGTTCATGACTGTTTGTTGGAGAAGATACAACAATTGTATGCTATTCTTTCACTGGAACTGCTTGACTCAGTAACTGTGTATGTTTGTTAATAAAACTGAAAGCACTTTCATAAACCAAAGAGTGCTGTATTGTCCTTTGGGTAGTTGCTATTATTCTATGTGCCACACAACTGGGACATTGAAATAAAGTGTTCTCCTATCTTCCTGCCCAGAGACACTACAAAGTTTGAACTCAGGATCCAGGAACTGGTAGTCCAGTACCTCATCCATTCAGctgggcatctggccatagaaaatttgtctcAGTGAATTTTGTCTGATCCATGTCAGCAGGGAAAAGTGACATTAAAAACGTTTGTTTCTCCAAGTATTgaaatatggaaaaacatttttCAAGCAGAATCTTTGAAGATGGTTTTGTTTTGTGGCttccaaaaagaataaaaagtaaagttaacTCTGGCAGGGTTTGATCTCAGAATTGTGTAGCATGAAACATTAGACTAGTCTGTCAAAATTATGCATGCAGTCTTCTAGTTTCAACATTAGaagacaatattggtttcaaattttggcacaaggccagcaatttcaaggaagcaggtaagtcaattacattgactctagtactcaactggcacttattttattgaccgccaaaagaatgaaagacaaagtcaaactcagcagaatttgaagtcagaacatagagacagacaaaatactgctaagcatttcgcccagcatgctagtgATTCTGTTTGCTCACTGCCTATTAGAAGACAATATTGAAAAGTGGTTTAAGGTTGTGaacaacagaatcattagcatgcttgacaaaatgcttagtggtatttcatctgtcttcaagtTCTCGGTTCAAAtgcacctttcatcttttcaatatcagttgagcactagggtagatataatcgacttaatccctcccctgaaattgctctAATATTAAAATGTGGTTAAGGAAGCAGCTTCATTCACCTCTAAAGCAATATATTGATGTTGTTTATGTAATATTCTTCAGTAAAGAATACAATCTAGTTCAACTAATTGCCTGACCCAAGTTTGATACTTGGTTCAAATGAGAGATCTAGTTCCCAAGTAGTAGCTTGCTCAGACTTGTAAACTGGTGACCTAACCTAAACTGTAATGTAACTTAAATTGGTGACCTCTCTCAAATTGTTTGCTTGGACCATGTTGATGACTCGACACAAACTGATGGCCCAGCACAAACAAgttatgttttattttagtttcaatagatcacaatcatcatcatcctttaatgtctgttttccatgctggcataggttggactaaTCTATCTAacatttgaaagaaggaaaaattcaGTGTAGATTTTAAATAATTCATGAGTTATTCTTGTCAGAATCTATAAGTTTTCTGGGGTTTTCTACTCATTTCAGTTGACTATTAAAGCTGGCATCTTCAGTAAAGATGGCCCAGAATGTATCATAGATGTAGCAGAAGTACAGCTTCCAGGAGATGAAGAGCCTCCATTGAAAAAGGTAAGCTAATATGTTGtctgtttctcttctcttctcttctctctctctctctctctctctcatattataATCCAACACATACTGTACTCTGTCTCCACCATCCTGTATAGTGATGTCTGTACAGTAATGTCAGAACAGACTTCACTGAATTTGTCTTTCAGCTCTTagccatttaaaccagccatatatccagcccaaatattctttgttttatgttcaaacaaaccagatctagcctcttacaccaaacctacaatgacattctaaaaataaataatcacatcattgaaatcttaaagctgtgagctactctttacttgtttcagtcatgtggccatgctggagcaccgcctttagtcgagtgaatcaaccccaggacttattctttttaagcctagtacttattctattggtcttttttgccgaaccattaagttacggggacgtaaacataccagcatcggttgccaagcaatgttgggggagacaaacacagacatacaaacatatacacacacacacctatatatatatatatatatatatatatatatatatatatatatatattatatatatatatacatatatttatgatgggcttctttcagtttccatctaccaaatccactcaaggctttggtcaacccaaggctaaagtagaagacacttgcccaagttgccacacagtgggactgaacccagaatcatgtggttcataagcaagctacttaccaaacagccactcctatgcctatatgataatgcatgatttattcaaaacCATATGAATAATAAGCATTACAATTGGaagaataatctgaacaccaaagggttaatctgatcatatcaagcccaaatattccacttgttttatgttcaaactggccagatccagcctctcacacctatcctataatgtcattctaaaaataaacaatcacatcattgaagtaATGAAATTGCAAGATAATACTTGATTACTTAAAAtcaatgtgagtaaataagcattacatttgactaattaatctgcatgctaatttgtttactattgttattgttgctgctgcttttccatcttctcttactttatttgtctcttttcctatacttttttttgcttttctttaccttttatttacatttcttttccttttcttctattgATGTCAATCTCCCACAGCTCCCCTATTATTTGTTATGAATGAAGGTAGAGGTTCACCTAGCTGCCAAGAGCCTGGTTCACATCAATAATTAATGCAACAGTTTTctgttccttccttctttcctcactCTTCTTCTCACTCGTCTTGTTGATGATGAACACTTGACTGCTAGAGACAACAGTGATTCATTTCCCCACCACTGATATCTAGATTGacaatgccaaaacagatgctggtgtcacaattagccagtgagcttgttaaaaatatagatatttgcaACAGAAGCAGCATTAATACCAGGAGGTACTATTGATCCctacttaaacatggatgttttgtacTGCAGtggataccatgagagaaactctcacattgggttttggtgcaaaatgcattcttgtttatatcactagtgGGGAGATAAATGCCTGCCACCTCTTCACATGATTTCGTccttccttggtcttgtcaatgttGGATGCCCAATCACTAGAGATAGCAGCAACTCATCTCCCTGCCAGtggtatataaaataacaataccaGAACAGGCACTGAAATTGTGATTAGCCAGTGAGctcgttaaaatatatatatttgcgacaTAAGCAGTATTAATATTGAGAGGTAATATTTTTCCTACCTAAAAGTgggtgttctgttagaacaagctaTACGGCAGgggataccatgagagaaactctgatattggcttttggtgcaaaatgcactctttttttatattgctagcagggtgataatttaaaaattactccaacaataataataacattttctgATACAATTTCTCAAATTTTGTTGCAGGATGACCTTGGTGAGGCAGACTACACACACATTGTGGCACCAAACATTTCAACAGGCAGACTTAAGGCAGCCAGGAATGTTGGCATTGAACTGGCGGAGAAACTTATGACAGACGAAGGTCGGAAAATATTGGCGGCAGCAAAGCAAGCAGTGGCAAAAATAAAGGACATCTGCAAGAAGACTTGATTATATAGGAGAATGAAATGATAGTtgagatgctgctgctgctggtgatgatgcttgttatgatgatgctggtgatggggAATGTTCCAGCTTTGCTAATATCTAGCATTCTCAGTGTTAGATACTTCTTGAAATAAACGAACAAAGGGTGCTAAATACACATGTAGATTACTtacgtttatacacacaaacacacacacacacacacatgcaagagcACAAACCTCAATGTTATTCTTAATGCTAGAAGAATAACTGCATGAACAAATATGTGCCTCTATATAGAtgggaatgtatgtatctataagtaTGGCTGGCTTGTATGTGTTATATTTAtctaatacatacattattataattCCACTgaacaaacaaatgtatgtatgtgtggtgtgtgtgtgtatatatatatatacacatatatacatgtatatatgtttgtgtatgtgtatatatatatacacacacacacacatatatacatatatgtttgtttatatatacatatatatatctgtatatatatatatacacacaaacatgcatttatacatatatatatatatatatatatatatgtatatatacaaacacccccacacacacacacacagacacacacatgcaagagCACAAACCTCAATGTTATTCTTAATGCTAGAAGAATAACTGCATGAACAAATATGTGCCTCTATATAGAtgggaatgtatgtatctataagtaTGGCTGGCTTGTATGTGTTATATTTAtctaatacatacattattataattCCACTgaacaaacaaatgtatgtatgtgtggtgtgtgtgtgtatatatatatatacacatatatacatgtatatatgtttgtgtatgtgtatatatatatatacacacacacacacatatatacatatatgtttgtttatatatacatatatatatctgtatatatatatatacacacaaacatgcatttatacatatatatatatatatatatatatatatgtatatatacaaacacccccacacacacacacacacatatatatatatgtttgtatatgtgtatttatgcatattaatatttttataatcttaAAGCTTGTTAGTGATCACCATGCATTGACTACAATAAATAGTCTAATATTCGTGCATATAAGCCTTTGCAAATACATACGAATATGGGTTCGGGTGCCGTGCGTACAGCAAACCCTACTTTTTCTATCGAGGGTTTATATGCCCCAGTATTAGACTGTTTGCCTTAGTCATTACATGGTga includes the following:
- the LOC115221449 gene encoding porphobilinogen deaminase, yielding MLKVTSIITTPVSEDSMADLPSHGCRQPSTESSRGIKVGSRKSQLALIQTQTVIDALKGKCDDEITIVKKDTIGDKNLDNPLYAIDSKNLFTKELEDALLNGDVDFLVHSLKDLPTCLDDRFVVAAILKRDSPYDALVMHRSSDCKDLALLPPGSVIGTSSLRRIAQLKRKYPHLVFESIRGNLNTRFKKLDENNTYNAMILAVAGLDRMNMSHRITKVLEEDECMYAVSQGAICVECRRDDEKMRQILASINDEETVLRCVAERTLLKKMEGGCSVPIGTKTTIENNTLTIKAGIFSKDGPECIIDVAEVQLPGDEEPPLKKDDLGEADYTHIVAPNISTGRLKAARNVGIELAEKLMTDEGRKILAAAKQAVAKIKDICKKT